The region ATATTTGATCCAGCAATGTGCTGTTCGACAGGCGTATGTGGTCCATCGGTTGATCCAGAGTTAACCAGAGTAGCGTCTGCGGTATATTCTTTAGAAAATAAAGGATTTGATGTGAAAAGGTATCAATTAACGAATGATCCTGATAAATTTGCTCAAACACAATCAGTGAATAGTGTTCTACATGAAAAAGGTCCAGATGCTTTGCCTGTTGTTTTAGTAGATGAACAGGTTGCGAAGGTTGGAGCCTACCCAACAAATGAAGAACTTGCTGATTGGCTAGGTGTAGAAGCGGAAGAGCTTACTGAAAAACCGAAAGTCCGACTTTCATTAAATCTAAAAAAACAATGAAAAGAAAGAAGTGAAAATATGTTTCCATCTTTCAAACCTCAAGATGTTGTGCAGACACAATTTTTATTTTTAACTGGAAAAGGTGGAGTTGGTAAAACGTCAACTGCATGTGCAACAGCCGTAGAATTAGCGGGTAACGGAAAAAAAGTTTTACTAATCAGCACCGATCCAGCATCTAATTTACAAGATGTATTTGGGATTGACTTAATAAATTCTCCGAAAGCAGTTCCTTCGGTAGAAAATTTATATGCCAGTAATTTAGATCCTGAGATATCAGCAACTGCTTATCGTGAAAAAGTAGTTGGTCCATATCGTGGGGTGTTACCTGATTCCGTTGTAGTAACAATGGAAGAACAATTATCAGGAGCTTGTACAGTCGAGATTGCTGCATTTGATGAATTTACAACGTTGCTTACAAACACAGAAATTACAAACGAATATGACCATATTATTTTTGATACAGCACCAACTGGTCACACATTACGTCTGTTACAACTGCCAACAGCTTGGAACGGATTCTTAGAAGAAAGTACGCATGGTGCTTCTTGTTTGGGTCCTTTATCTGGACTTGGGGATAAGAAGAATTTATATTCCAATACCGTTGAGGTTCTTTCAGATTCAACTAAAGCAACACTTATATTAGTAACAAGACCTGATACTTCATCTTTAATGGAGGCAGACCGAGCGTCCAAAGAACTTAAAGAGATTGGTATAAAAAATCAAACACTTATTGTTAATGGTCTTCTTCAAAATTACATGAAGGGTGATGAAGTATCAACAGCTTTTTATCAAAGGCAAAGAGATGCTTTAAATCAGATGCCAGTTAATTTAAAACAAACCGTAAGTTATTCGTTACCATTTGTTTCCTATTCTTTAACAGGAATTGAGAATTTACGATATTTATTTAAAGAACACGTCATTCCAGTATCAGAGGAAAATCAGGAGAATAAAATAGGAGAACTCCCCAATCTAAATAATGTAATAAGTGATTTCTCATCAAGTAATATCAGGATCATTTTTACGATGGGTAAAGGAGGGGTAGGGAAAACTACGGTTGCCTCTGCTATTGCCGTTGGTTTGGTTGAAAAAGGACATCGTGTTCACTTAACAACAACCGACCCTGCGGCTCATTTGCAACACCAATTCCAAAACTACGAATTAAATCAGAATCTAACAATTAGTAGTATTAATCCTAAAGATGAAGTAGAAAAATATAAAACAGAAGTATTAGCTAATGCTGGTGAGGATTTAGATGAAGAAGGTCTGGCTTATTTACAAGAGGATTTAAATTCACCATGTACTGAGGAAATTGCAGTCTTTCGTGCATTTGCTGAAGTAGTAGCTCAATCGGAGAATGAAATTATTGTCATTGATACAGCTCCTACAGGGCATACTTTGCTTCTATTAGATGCAGCACAGTCGTATAGTAAAGAAATAGCTAGGTCTACTGGTGAAGTGCCAGAAAGTGTAACCAAACTACTTCCTAAAATTCGAAACCCAAAGGAAACTTCTGTTGTAATTACAACTTTAGCGGAAGCTACCCCTGTATTAGAAGCGTCAAGATTACAAGATGATTTAAGACGTGCGAATATCAATCCCAAATGGTGGGTAATTAATCAAAGTTTATTTGCCACTGATACAATTGATCCTATTTTAAAAGGCAAAGCTGCCTCAGAAAGTGAATGGATTCATGAAGTTAATCAAAATTTAACTGATAGGTGTGCCATTATTCCTTGGCTTAGTGAAGAAAAAGTAGGCTATGAGAAGCTAAAAGATTACACCAAGTAGCACTATGAAAATTATTTTAAAAGTTTAATAAAAGGATAGGAGTGGAACTTTAATGAAGATTACTGATGCTGCCAAGCAATTGTTGGAAAATGTATTAACAGAGAATAATGTGGAGGGCATACGCCTGTCTTCAGTAGTTGGTTGCTGCGGACCACAATTTGCATTATCTTTAGATACACCTCAATCAAATGATAAGATGGAAACGATCAATGGAATACAAGTAGCCATTGATGCACAGATTACTGGAACAGAGGAACTAACATTAGATAAAGAGGAAAGTCAAAATGGCGAAGGACTGGTATTGTTAGGTGCAAGTAACTGCTGTTAAAAATTAAAAAGAATAGTTGATTAGATAAAACGCCTATCAAAATTCGTGAAGAATTCTGATAGGCGTTTTGGTTTTAATTGCAATACAATTTTTGAGGAGAATACAAAACTAATCTGAGATGTTTGCTGAATAAATAGATTTTTATGGAATTTGTGAATTTAATTAAGAAAAATTAAAAATAGTAAACAAATAATAACCAAAGTATTGATAACAGAAGATGCTAAAACTTTTTTTGCAAGTGTAGAGGCTGTTAAAAGAAACCAATATCCTTTAAGAGCTAGGATTGCAGTGGTTTCAAAGCCGGATAACCACGGTGGTTTAGTACTAGCTTCATCTCCTCTAGTAATTCAAGCTAATGTTGTGCGAAACGGAAATTATTATAGAGATTTACAATTTAAAGTATCTGGTTATGTTGAAAATCAAGTATGCTTATATTTTTTAAAGGAGGGGGCAATTAACTAGTTGTAGCATAGAAGAAATAAGAAATGTGCTAGTGATGAATTTGCTTGATTGGTACGATAAAAGGAAATAACATACCGTTTTCTTATTTGGTAATCTCAATGGCAGCAAAGAATGATACATAAATGAAGCATAATTTATCATAAGCCTATTTTATTCTCTTATAGTACGGAGCACGTATTCTCTCTAAATAACAATAAGCTTGAATACGTGCTGTTTTAATATTTTTGTTATTTATTTTCTTTTTCAATTTAATCTTAACGGTTATTCTTTTAGTCTACGTGGTAATATAATGTGAAATTGAGTTCCTATATTCATTTTACTTTTTACTACTATGTTTCCTTGATGTGCTAAAATAATTTGCTTTGCAATTGCCATGCCTAAACCAATTCCAGAATTATCAGAAGAAGAATCTGTTCCACGGAAATACTGATCAAATAATTGACTAACGGTTTCTTGATTCATTCCAATACCATCATCTTGTATGGTAATATGAATTTTTTCTGCTTCTTCATATAGTATGATTTTGATTTTAGTTTTTGGCGGATTATGCTTGATACAATTTGCAATTAAATTTTCGAAGGCTCTTTTTAAATATTTTGTATCTATATCAGATAGTATTTGCTCCTTACTCGTTTCTAAAGAAAATATTTGACTACTTGCTTTAGGAA is a window of Lentibacillus daqui DNA encoding:
- the arsD gene encoding arsenite efflux transporter metallochaperone ArsD — its product is MKKVEIFDPAMCCSTGVCGPSVDPELTRVASAVYSLENKGFDVKRYQLTNDPDKFAQTQSVNSVLHEKGPDALPVVLVDEQVAKVGAYPTNEELADWLGVEAEELTEKPKVRLSLNLKKQ
- a CDS encoding adhesin; translated protein: MKITDAAKQLLENVLTENNVEGIRLSSVVGCCGPQFALSLDTPQSNDKMETINGIQVAIDAQITGTEELTLDKEESQNGEGLVLLGASNCC
- the arsA gene encoding arsenical pump-driving ATPase; this translates as MFPSFKPQDVVQTQFLFLTGKGGVGKTSTACATAVELAGNGKKVLLISTDPASNLQDVFGIDLINSPKAVPSVENLYASNLDPEISATAYREKVVGPYRGVLPDSVVVTMEEQLSGACTVEIAAFDEFTTLLTNTEITNEYDHIIFDTAPTGHTLRLLQLPTAWNGFLEESTHGASCLGPLSGLGDKKNLYSNTVEVLSDSTKATLILVTRPDTSSLMEADRASKELKEIGIKNQTLIVNGLLQNYMKGDEVSTAFYQRQRDALNQMPVNLKQTVSYSLPFVSYSLTGIENLRYLFKEHVIPVSEENQENKIGELPNLNNVISDFSSSNIRIIFTMGKGGVGKTTVASAIAVGLVEKGHRVHLTTTDPAAHLQHQFQNYELNQNLTISSINPKDEVEKYKTEVLANAGEDLDEEGLAYLQEDLNSPCTEEIAVFRAFAEVVAQSENEIIVIDTAPTGHTLLLLDAAQSYSKEIARSTGEVPESVTKLLPKIRNPKETSVVITTLAEATPVLEASRLQDDLRRANINPKWWVINQSLFATDTIDPILKGKAASESEWIHEVNQNLTDRCAIIPWLSEEKVGYEKLKDYTK